In the genome of Desulfonauticus submarinus, the window CTGAGGACAAATTTTCTTGTAAAAAAAATAAAAAGAAATTGCAAAAAAATTTAAGACATAAATTTAATACAGTCTAAAAATAATTATGCACTATCTTGTGAGATAAATTGAACATAAAAAAATATTTTGCAACTACATATCATCACTCTATTTTGCCCTTATTAACTCCTTTTGAACAAGAAATAGAAATTACTTGGGGCATATATAAATTTATAAAACAAAATAAAACCAACCCTATAGGGATAATCTTTCCAGAATATGCCTTTAATCTCAACACTCTATCCATAGCTGCCAAAAAAAATATTAGTTTTAGCCTCATATCCCCCGGCCAAATAAAAAAGATACGTTATGTCAATGAATTAAAGTGGCATCCTGCAAATAAAACTAACTTATACAATATAAAATCTGCTTATGTTAAATTACCTGAAGAAGATATCATCAACTTACTAGTTGTTCCTAAATATATTTGGAACAATAAAAAATATCACTTAAACTATAAAGAAGATAATTTTAAAAATTCAAGTTATGAAATAAAAATATATGAAAATACTTCTATTGGATGTAAATATGGACTTAAATGTTGGAAAGAGGAGTGTACATGCAAGTCATCTAACCAAAATGATTTTCACCAACATTGGAAAAAACCTTTAAGACGAGCATTAAATTTGGTAAAATATTATATCGATGAATCTTTTTTTACTTTGGGTAAAAATTATTTTATAGATCCACGTCAAGCCTTACTAAATTATGGCAAATTGATTTTGGGCCTACAAAGCAAAGACTTGTTTGTAAAAAAATATATCTATAATCAAAATCTCAACACAGCTTTCCAGCTTTTAGAAATGGAAAGTCTATGCTTAAACATGTTCTCAAGTTATATTTGGCAAAGTAGGGATATAAGCTCATCTAGAGTTCAACAAAATTTAAAACTTGCATTAATGGCCATTTATACTTTAGAAAGAATAAGTGGAATTTATATCTTAAACAATTTTTTAGAAATATTAGAAGAAGCAATATCTAACAACCACCATATAGGAAACGGACGTTTTTTGGTAGAACATTATATTCTACCAAAATTAAAAAAGTCTAGTAGTATCTAAAAAATGATATTGACCGAATCAAAACAGAGATATAGGAATATTAAAGGATAAGGAGTTGTAAATGGGGATGATAGAAGTAAAAGACCTAACCCCTGGCATGATCTTGGCCGATGATATAAAAACAGTAAATGGTAGGCTAATTCTGCCAAAAGGTTTGAAATTAGAGGAAAAACATATAGAACACCTTAAATCATGGGGAATAAATAAGGTGAATATTACTGGAAGCACTAATCTTAATACAGGTAAAATAAAAATAAACCAAAAAGACTTAAATAAATTAGAAAATTATTTATCACCTCTTTTTGCTTATAATGACTTCAGTCATCCTTTTGTAAAAAGTGTTTATTATCTATCCTTAGCTAGGCTGGCACAAAGATATTTAAATGGCTGGAGACTACCGAACATAGAAAGTTATATCCCAGTCGACGATGGTTCTTATAAAGATCTCTTTCCAAAAGATGAAGTAAGTTTTACTGTTCTAGTCCAAAAGGAAGTAGAGCTGGTTTCTTTCCCTGACATATATTTTAAAATAGTAGAGGCGATCAATTCTCCTAAAAGCTCTGCTGAATATATTGCTAAAATTGTAAGTAAAGATCCTAGTCTTTCTGCTAAATTACTCCGTTTAGTAAATAGCCCATTTTATGGGCTAACTCAAAAAGTAGAAACTATTTCCAGAGCTATTGCAATTATAGGCGCTGATGAATTATCTACTCTTGCTCTAGGCATCACTGCTATAAATGTTTTTAAAGACATCCCAGAAAAACTTATTGATATGCGTTCTTTCTGGCTGCACTCTATTGGAGTTGGGGTATTTGCGAAACTATTAGCTCAAAGAAGTCATTTAGAACCAGAAAAATATTTTGTAGCTGGGCTTCTACACGATATAGGAAGACTTATACTCTTTAAACATATCCCCAGGTTAGCAACAGAGGCTTTAATCTTTTCTTATTCTAACTTAATCCCTTTAGTAGAAGCTGAACGGGAGGTCATAGGATTTGACCATGCTTTAGTTGGAAATTCTCTTATTCAAGCTTGGAACCTACCTTCTACATTAGGAAAAGCTATTAAACTACACCATTTTCCAGGCCAATTTACAGAAATAGAAGATGCTATAATCCATTTAGCAGACTTCTTAACCGTGGGCATGCATATCGTTGAAAAAGGTTCTATTATTGTACCTCAATTAAATAAGTCTGTCTGTAAAATTATTAACTTAAGTAAGGATGAACTAAAATCTTTAGTAAATAGGGCCTTGCAAGAAATCGAAGAGACTGTAAAAATTTTTCTTTAAGCCTAAAAGACCCCTCTTTCAAGAGGGGTCTTTTCTAAGCCATAGCTAACTTTCTTGTTTGTCTTTTTAGTCTATGAATTTTTTTGCGCAACTTCTCTCTCTCAGACCTAGAAGCAGCTTTTAATCTTAACTCTCTCAACTCCTGAATCTTTTGTTTCAACTCCTTAATCTGAGCTTTATACACCTTGTTGTTTTTACCATCTTCGTCGTTAATCTCTAAGACCTCTTTAATTTTGGCCAAAAGTTCTTCCTTTGTCATACTAGACGCACCAGTAATCATTGGAAGCTGATTAATGGCCAATTCTCTTAGCTCTTTAGCTGTCATTTTTTCTAAGGGTTTTTTAAATTCTACCTTAATTTCGATTACATCTCCCATTTCTCTCCTCCTTTCGTGCACTTACTGCATCCCAGTAGGCAACATAACTTTGATAGTATTCAAAAATTTTTGGATACTTTTTCAATTCTTGCCCAACACTGCCCAAATTTTTAGGTTTTTTTATTACATATCTCCTTAATTCAGGGGCTGAGACTTTTATCCTATTCAGTGGGGTTTTACCTCTTAACAACTTAACCCGCACTTTGTCAAAGACTTGCTCTCCTAAAAAATTATTTACTCTTAGTAGTATTTCCTGACTCACAAAATGAGCTTCTTGAAGCACGAGTGCATCCTCAGAACCCACTATAAGCACCCTTTCTTGATGTCCTAAAGGAAGCACATACTCAGCTAAAGGCAATCCCAATACTTCCTCCCATTTTTTCCAAAGAATCACCAATTTTAACTTTTCCTTATTTTTAATAGTTTTATTTAGAAACTTATAAAAATCTTCCACTAGTACACCTATAGCAAACTTTGGATTTTCCTTAATAAAATACTAGCACTGTTTTTTATATTGAAATTCTTTTCAATCTTTTTTCTAGCATTTGTACTCATTTTTTTCTGCAATGATACATCTTCTCTTAACATTTGAATATATTTTATCCACTCATGCTCTTTCTTTACCAAAAAACCATCTTGGCCATGGGAAATAATATCGCGATTAAAACCAACATCAGAAGCAATCGGGACAACTCCGCAAGACATATACTGAATAATCTTAAAGCCACATTTACCTCGGGTATATTCATCATCTAATAAAGGCATCAATCCTATATTAAAAGATCGTATTTGTTCTACCTCTCTGTTTGCATCCCAAATTTCAAAAATAACACCTCTTGGCAAATTAACATTTAAATTTTTATTAGATACTACTTTAATCTGTATTCCTTCTATCTTTTTAATAGACTCAAATATATTTTTCATAAAAAAAATATTTGAATTAGTTCCTATCCATCCCACCACAAAATTCTTTTTTTCTGTTTTTTCCTGGAGAGTTGGACAATATTTATCTATATCTATAGAAGTGGGTAATATCAAAGTATTTGGGGTAAAATCCCAAATATTAGAACATAAATATTGATTGCCACAAATAACTAAATCTGCATTCTTTACGATATTGAGTAATCTTGTTCTATTTTTAAAATTTTTCTTCTTTATCTTTAAAGTCAACTTAACCGACGGATGAGAAGTCCATACCGCATCATCAAAATCAAAACATATCTTTTTCGCCTTTGTTTTTATCAAGAATAGCTCACTTTTTGACACCAATTTTTTCTGTAAAATAATAACATCCGCCTTTGGTAGCTTAAAATAAAAAGGAATTTTTTTTATAAGCGTCTTGGGTAACTTAAAATAAGAAACATCTATTCCTTGATTTTTCCATATATGGATAAAAGGTAAAACCCTAAAACGTACACTGGGAAGGGTCTCTCCACCCTGAGTCAAAAAAAGTATTTTTAACTTCATTACCTAACTTAATTAATAAAATAAAAAAGGAGTCTAACATTATTTTTAGACCCCTATTGTCGCTTATGGTGCCGAAGGGGGGACTCGAACCCCCACGGGCTAAGCCCACTAGACCCTGAACCTAGCGTGTCTACCAATTCCACCACTTCGGCAAAATTACAAACATAAATTTTAGTTGAATACTCTTCTAATTATCCTACCACATATCAATTAACCTATTGTCTTCTACCTAGATAATAAAAATAAGCCAAAAAAAACACCTTGGCAAGAATTTTACAAAAAGCCAAAATTAAGCTTCCCCTACTGGTTTGCTATTTTATAAATTTATTATTTTCTGATTTTCCTAGATATAATCTCTAACTGAGTCTACCAATATTTAAACAAGGACCTTAAATACAGCTTAACTACATTTTTAGGTTAAATATTCTCGCTCTCCAAGAAAACATATATTGGATCCCTCTAAATTGAATAATTAATGGGTTGAAGGTCAAATCATTTTAAGCTAGCATTAATAATTTTGGAGGGTAAAATGGCCAAAATTATTTCTAGTCTAAATCAGATTAACAACAATATCCATTGTTCTTGCGCCACAATAGGCAATTTTGATGGAGTACATATTGGTCATCAAACCCTTATTAAAAAAGTTTGTGCTCGCGCTAAAGCCATTAATGCTACAAGCGTAGTGGTAACATTCGATCCACATCCTTTACGCGTTTTAGTTGATAGTAAAACTCCTCCTTTTATTACTCTAACAGAGCAAAAGCTACAGCTCATCTCTGATTTAGGAGTTGATTATATATTTTGCATCCCTTTTACCAAAAAACTAGCATCACTTGAACCCAAAGAATTTGTCAAAATATATCTTGTAAATGGTCTAAAGCTAAAAGAATTAATTATTGGTTATGATTATGCTTTTGGTAAGAATAGGAAAGGAAATTTTAATCTCCTAAAAAAATTGGGAGAAGAATTCGGTTTTCGTGTAGAACAACTTTCTCCTGTAATGTATAAAGGAGCTATTGTAAGCTCTACTAGAATAAGAGATCTTATTCAAGCAGGCAAAGTATGGGAAGCTCGCCCTCTTTTGGGACGCTTCTATCAAGTAAAAGGGACTGTTATTGAAGGTAAAAAAAGAGGCGCTAGATTACTTTTCCCCACTGCAAATATTGCTCTTAAAGACGAGCTATTCCCTAAATTAGGAGTTTATGCAGTATGGGTTGAGCTAGACACTAATATCCTTCCTGGTGTTGCAAATATTGGTTATAACCCAACATTTGGCAATGAATATCTCTCTGTAGAAGTCCATATCTTAAATTTTAATCAAAATATATATGGCAAAACCATAAATGTACACTTTGTACAAAGATTAAGGAATGAGAAAAAATTTTCTTCTATTCAAGAATTAAAAGAACAAATTCAAAAAGATATTTTATTGGGGAAAAAAATTTTAAGCCAACCAGAAGCAGTTATATAAAATTAGAGGGGAAATGTTTAATTTTATAAAACAAGTTTGGAAAGAAAGTTTAAATGTATATAAGATTGTAGCTAATGCTAGATGGCTCATCTTAGGAACAATCACAGGGGCCTTATCAGGAGTTGCCGCAATTTTATTTTTTGCTGGTGTAGAAGGTGTAAAATTTATACTTCTTCATAGTTTTGCAGGTATTGAAATGCCAGCCCCTGCAGGAGAAGAAATTTTTCATGGGATATTAGGACCTTACCGCCCGTGGCTTATCCCAATTTTTACAACATGTGCTGGTCTAATTACTGGCTGGCTAATTGTTAAATTTGCGCCCAAATGTATTGAAGGTGGAACAGATGGAACAGATAGCATGATAAAAGCATTTCATTATAATGATGGCCTAATAAAACCCATTGTAGCTTTTATTAGAGGAGCTACTTCCATTTTAACCATTGGAACAGGTGGAAGTGCAGGTAGAGAAGGCCCTATCTCTCTTATAGGAGCAGGTATTGGTTCATATCTTGCCCAAAAATTTAAACTTTCTCCTCAAGAAAGACGTCTCTTGCTTTTAACTGGAGCTGCTGGAGGACTTGGAGCTATCTTTAGAGCCCCATTAGGAGGAGCCTTAACCGCAGTAGAAGTAATTTACAGAGAAGATTTTGAGGCAGAGGCAATTTTACCTGCAGTAACATCTTCTGTGGTAGCTTACACTATTTTTACTTTAGCATTTGGAAGTGAACCTATATTTGGGATTCCAAGATTTATTTTCCATGATCCTAGAGAACTCCTTTTTTATGCTGCCCTGGCATTTTTCTGTGCCTTTACTGGACAATTTTATGTAAAAACTTTTTACTTTATAAAATATAAAATATTTTGGCCTCTTAAAAATAAACTTGGCATCCCCCTAACTTTAGGGCTAGGTGGTTTAACAATGGGCATTTTGGGAAGTATTTTCCCAAACTTACTAAGTGGAGGATACGGCTGGCTAGAAATGGCAATGCTCGGCAAGCTTTCCATATTAACTATGTGCCTAATACTAATTGGAAAAACAATTGCAACGTCTCTTACTTTAGGCTCTGGAATGAGTGGGGGTATGTTTGCTCCAGCGCTTTTTGTAGGAGGAATGTCTGGCGGCATAATTGGTTTTATGGGACAAAATCTATATCCAGAGATAATTACACAGCCAGGAGCCTTTGTATTAGTAGGCATGGCTGCTTTTTTTGCTGGCATTGCCAATGCTCCTATTGGACCTCTTATTATGGTATGTGAATTTTCTCAAGGATATGGCCTACTTGCACCATTAATGCTCAGCTCTGCAATCTGTCTAGTATTAAATAGAAATGTCTCTCTTTATGAAAATCAAGTTCACAATAAATTTGAGTCTCCTGCTCATATTGATGATGCAACTATAAATATTTTAGAAAATCTAAAAGTAAAAGATTACTATCAACCCAAAAAAGTTGGTACATTTGAAGAAGGTTCTTCTTTTAGGGCCATGTTAGACGTGGTAGCCCATAGTAATGACTTTTACTTTCCTGTGCGAGGAGAAGATGACACAATCACTGGCATCGTTTCTGTACAAGACTTAAGAAGGATCTTATTTGAAGATGTACTAGGCGACTTATTAGTAGCCAAAGACGTAGCCAGAAAAGCTGTTACAGTAACTACAGAAGATAATCTCTATACCACCTTAGTAAAATTTTTAGAAACTAATTTTGGACAATTGCCAGTATTAGATCCACAAGACAAAACCAAGGTACTGGGCCTAATATCCAGAGAAGATGTCTTTAAAGCCCTTCATAGGGCA includes:
- a CDS encoding DUF3536 domain-containing protein, which gives rise to MNIKKYFATTYHHSILPLLTPFEQEIEITWGIYKFIKQNKTNPIGIIFPEYAFNLNTLSIAAKKNISFSLISPGQIKKIRYVNELKWHPANKTNLYNIKSAYVKLPEEDIINLLVVPKYIWNNKKYHLNYKEDNFKNSSYEIKIYENTSIGCKYGLKCWKEECTCKSSNQNDFHQHWKKPLRRALNLVKYYIDESFFTLGKNYFIDPRQALLNYGKLILGLQSKDLFVKKYIYNQNLNTAFQLLEMESLCLNMFSSYIWQSRDISSSRVQQNLKLALMAIYTLERISGIYILNNFLEILEEAISNNHHIGNGRFLVEHYILPKLKKSSSI
- a CDS encoding HDOD domain-containing protein, which translates into the protein MGMIEVKDLTPGMILADDIKTVNGRLILPKGLKLEEKHIEHLKSWGINKVNITGSTNLNTGKIKINQKDLNKLENYLSPLFAYNDFSHPFVKSVYYLSLARLAQRYLNGWRLPNIESYIPVDDGSYKDLFPKDEVSFTVLVQKEVELVSFPDIYFKIVEAINSPKSSAEYIAKIVSKDPSLSAKLLRLVNSPFYGLTQKVETISRAIAIIGADELSTLALGITAINVFKDIPEKLIDMRSFWLHSIGVGVFAKLLAQRSHLEPEKYFVAGLLHDIGRLILFKHIPRLATEALIFSYSNLIPLVEAEREVIGFDHALVGNSLIQAWNLPSTLGKAIKLHHFPGQFTEIEDAIIHLADFLTVGMHIVEKGSIIVPQLNKSVCKIINLSKDELKSLVNRALQEIEETVKIFL
- a CDS encoding DUF721 domain-containing protein, which gives rise to MEDFYKFLNKTIKNKEKLKLVILWKKWEEVLGLPLAEYVLPLGHQERVLIVGSEDALVLQEAHFVSQEILLRVNNFLGEQVFDKVRVKLLRGKTPLNRIKVSAPELRRYVIKKPKNLGSVGQELKKYPKIFEYYQSYVAYWDAVSARKEERNGRCNRN
- a CDS encoding glycosyltransferase translates to MKLKILFLTQGGETLPSVRFRVLPFIHIWKNQGIDVSYFKLPKTLIKKIPFYFKLPKADVIILQKKLVSKSELFLIKTKAKKICFDFDDAVWTSHPSVKLTLKIKKKNFKNRTRLLNIVKNADLVICGNQYLCSNIWDFTPNTLILPTSIDIDKYCPTLQEKTEKKNFVVGWIGTNSNIFFMKNIFESIKKIEGIQIKVVSNKNLNVNLPRGVIFEIWDANREVEQIRSFNIGLMPLLDDEYTRGKCGFKIIQYMSCGVVPIASDVGFNRDIISHGQDGFLVKKEHEWIKYIQMLREDVSLQKKMSTNARKKIEKNFNIKNSASILLRKIQSLL
- a CDS encoding bifunctional riboflavin kinase/FAD synthetase, with product MAKIISSLNQINNNIHCSCATIGNFDGVHIGHQTLIKKVCARAKAINATSVVVTFDPHPLRVLVDSKTPPFITLTEQKLQLISDLGVDYIFCIPFTKKLASLEPKEFVKIYLVNGLKLKELIIGYDYAFGKNRKGNFNLLKKLGEEFGFRVEQLSPVMYKGAIVSSTRIRDLIQAGKVWEARPLLGRFYQVKGTVIEGKKRGARLLFPTANIALKDELFPKLGVYAVWVELDTNILPGVANIGYNPTFGNEYLSVEVHILNFNQNIYGKTINVHFVQRLRNEKKFSSIQELKEQIQKDILLGKKILSQPEAVI
- a CDS encoding chloride channel protein: MFNFIKQVWKESLNVYKIVANARWLILGTITGALSGVAAILFFAGVEGVKFILLHSFAGIEMPAPAGEEIFHGILGPYRPWLIPIFTTCAGLITGWLIVKFAPKCIEGGTDGTDSMIKAFHYNDGLIKPIVAFIRGATSILTIGTGGSAGREGPISLIGAGIGSYLAQKFKLSPQERRLLLLTGAAGGLGAIFRAPLGGALTAVEVIYREDFEAEAILPAVTSSVVAYTIFTLAFGSEPIFGIPRFIFHDPRELLFYAALAFFCAFTGQFYVKTFYFIKYKIFWPLKNKLGIPLTLGLGGLTMGILGSIFPNLLSGGYGWLEMAMLGKLSILTMCLILIGKTIATSLTLGSGMSGGMFAPALFVGGMSGGIIGFMGQNLYPEIITQPGAFVLVGMAAFFAGIANAPIGPLIMVCEFSQGYGLLAPLMLSSAICLVLNRNVSLYENQVHNKFESPAHIDDATINILENLKVKDYYQPKKVGTFEEGSSFRAMLDVVAHSNDFYFPVRGEDDTITGIVSVQDLRRILFEDVLGDLLVAKDVARKAVTVTTEDNLYTTLVKFLETNFGQLPVLDPQDKTKVLGLISREDVFKALHRAPKKIA